From Musa acuminata AAA Group cultivar baxijiao chromosome BXJ3-8, Cavendish_Baxijiao_AAA, whole genome shotgun sequence, one genomic window encodes:
- the LOC103994479 gene encoding uncharacterized protein LOC103994479 — protein sequence MDSKVVIAFVLVFDVVAFALAIAAEQRRNTAQVVPDSEKEYTYCVYDSDIATGFGVGSLLLLLLSQLIITAVTRCYCCGPSLRRGGSRFCVFLLLLSCWLAFLVAEACLLAGSVQNARHTRYRGFYFMNDPSCEVLRKGVFAAGAAFVVLTAILSVFYYLLYAKGRDSSYRIAESAIGMNSFS from the exons atGGACTCCAAGGTAGTCATCGCTTTCGTCCTCGTCTTCGACGTTGTCGCCTTCGCCCTCGCCATCGCCGCCGAGCAGCGCAGGAACACG GCCCAGGTGGTGCCGGACTCCGAGAAGGAGTACACCTACTGCGTCTACGACTCCGACATCGCGACGGGGTTCGGCGTCGGATCCCTTCTCCTCCTTCTGCTGAGCCAGCTCATCATCACGGCCGTCACCAGGTGCTACTGCTGCGGCCCCTCGCTCCGCCGTGGCGGATCCCGCTTTtgcgtcttcctcctccttctctcTTGCTG GTTGGCGTTTCTGGTGGCGGAGGCGTGCCTGCTCGCGGGATCGGTGCAGAACGCGCGGCACACGCGGTACCGGGGCTTCTACTTCATGAACGACCCGTCGTGCGAGGTGCTGCGGAAGGGCGTGTTCGCCGCCGGCGCGGCCTTCGTCGTCCTCACCGCGATCCTCTCCGTGTTCTACTACCTCTTGTACGCCAAGGGCCGGGACTCCAGCTACCGCATCGCCGAGTCGGCCATCGGGATGAACTCCTTTAGCTAG